The region TATAAAGGTGTTGATTTGATTTGTGGGCTATGATCTTTTTTGGTGGAGGGTTATAGGGTTGAGATGAATTATGTATCATAATTAGGGAATTGTGATTGCAATAATGGCTGATGCAATTATTTCAATTCATGAAGAATAATTCAGTTCTGCATGATTATTGATGTTGGTAGTTGCTGCTCTTCCATTTTTGTATTAGGTTAACACTGATGTTTGAACAGGGAAATATAGTGTAGGTTAGGAATTTGTCTTGGAGCTTCATTGGATTATTTGTCTCTTGCAGCCTTGGATTGAAGTCAAAATGTAGTTTAAGAAACTGAAAGTTGATAACTTTTTTAGATAATTATAGTTGGAGGAAATCTGATTCTCTACATAGTTGAAATCAGGCTATCTATTGGATTTGTGCATAGACATACAGAATTTAGTGATGTTCAGGTTCTGATTGTCACTTCTATCTGGATTGCCCGGATTAAGATGGTAACTTTTGATTGATCTTAGGAGAATAGTAGATATGGGTCGTGGAGTTAGCAGTGGTGGAGGGCAGAGCTCGTTGGGTTACTTGTTTGGTAGCGGTGAGGCTCCAAAACCAGCAGCGGAGAAAGCACTAGCTGCACCAAGTGAGAGTAGGGTTGCTAGTAAAGAGCCTTCGCCAAAACCTAATGCCGGTCCTCAGCCAGTAGACGTTAGCAAGCAGATTCCGGCTGGGATTCACAGTAGCACCACAAACAACTATGTTAGAGCAGATGGTCAGAGTACTTGCAATTTTATCACGGTATGTCTCTGGGGAAACAAGATTCTGTGTTTGGTAGATTTTGATGAAGTTACTTGATTTTGGTTTTTTGACATTATGAAGTTACTGATTTCTTTTGTTATCTTGATTGGATTATGATATGTTCTCTTACAATCTGATTACTATGTGTGATTCAATTCTTGGGATTGGTAAtgacatttcctttttgtaaaAGAAAGATCAACTAAAATTTAGTTCTCACATCAAGGATGAATTCAAACTGATCTTTTTGATATCTGATAATATGAGAGTTGTATGTTTCCTTAAATAGATTAGGTCAGAACCTGGGACTTATGTAGTGATTGGTGAGAGCATACTTGTCATATTTCTTGTACTCCTATCATTTTGCATTTAATTcttcgtattttgtgtgattacAACTTTTGTTTTGTCTCAGGATCGACCATCGACTAAAGTTCATGCTGCTCCCGGAGGAGGCTCTTCTTTGGGTTACCTTTTTGGTGGCGGCAGCAGCAACTAAGAAACGACCCCAGCTCTGTGGCTGGGATCACCAAGTGTGTTTAGAGAAATTATTTGTAAAAAGAAGCAGCAATCTGATATTTTGCGCCTTTGCCCTGCAAGCCTTGTGAGATGATTCTATTCGAGTTCGAGGTTATGGCTTATTTGTTTGTAAATGTAGCGGCAGATTATGGTATTGTGTCTCTGCTGCAAGATTTGTCGATTGTTTTGTCACAGACAGATATGAATTCGTTGGTAAATTTGAAGTGTGAATCGAGAGATCTTTGTTGTGTTTGGATGCATAATAAGCATCTCTCATAATGACTTACTCTGTAAAACAACTAAGCATTTTTCTTCTATTGTACTTTTGTGTGTTCAtgacattttcatttgtcatttttattcTTAAACAGGTAATATTACTCTTTGCTGCCTGAAAATAAAAACTCCCCAAAACCATAACCTATCACAAAAGAAGCTATTAACACATAAAATTATGATTACAAAATCAGAAAGCATACTAACTttgttaaaaaaagaaaagctctgcctttttttttaaacgggAACGAACTCTGGTGGTAAGACGCAGCACATGTTGATTTTCAGGCTGCACGTAGTGGGGGTGGAGGAGCGGGAATGATTCCCCATCTCCTACGAACATCTTCCAGGTCCTCATCAAAATGGCGCTCATAATACAAACACATCAGATCAGTGCATTTCACGCCTGACCGGAGAGCCCAAGGGAAGTAATGCTGGTAGAACAAACTCCTCTGACTTTGGCTGAATCGAGCAGTACCCCCTGCAACAGATAGGGCACACATGGGGAGAAGCATCTGCTCAAATTCTATGACCTTCAGCGCTGATTCGCCAATCAAATTGGTAGGTAGGTCAAACAGGGTGTGCCAGAAGTCATGCACTTCACGAGCACGTGCTGCAACATACGCTATCTCTTCTGTTTCCATGAACCTGACAGGTGGCCTGTCATCAGGAGAGAAATTTCTGGATCCCATAAACTTAGCATATGCAGCACCAAATGTGTTTGGTGGAAGGTCCCATGCATGCCCTACATTAGCAGAGATGACACGGGGGCGCTCCAGTAGTACAGCCTGTGGAGAAGATCAGGTAAAGCTTATTCATCAACAAAGCTAATAAGAAGACTTGTAGTTGAGGATACCGACAAATTACATGCACCTAAAAAAGCCAATATTATCTCGAAATTTCTCCGACTTTGTCATAGATGCCCAGTAGTAAGTGTGTTTTCATGCATCCCATTTGCACGTCATGTCTAATCAAACTTCTAAACCAAAATCAACAGGAGCAAATCTAATGACACTTGCATGCATGTAGTATGTTTAGATGCCTAAAGATAGAACCTCCTATATGGTGGAATTGTATTTGAGAATGCCAGACATTCTTTCTCAAAAGTGCCAAAATGATCCTCCAAGTCTTGCAACTAAAAGTTTCTACACCATATCTATCCAGGTAATGCTACCTAACTTGGTGGTAAGGCCATATACGTACAAATCCATTGCATTGTATATTCATATTTCCAACATTGcatataatattgaaataagatCCAACCATATTTAAAACTGAAATTGCAGAAAGAGCAATGTATACTTTGTCACTTTGTCTAAAATATTAGCCAAGTAAGAGCATTCCCGCTTATATGAATATCTCTAGATGTGGTGAAAACAGGCTTATATGAATATCTCTAGATGTGGTGAAAACAGTTTGCCACTTATATTACTTCTAAACAATCTGATCTAAGCACAACGAGCCACACATGTACACTCTGTACGTCAAAAGGAAGCCATTTGAGAAACTAAAATCCTCGATAAGagataaaaatgtaaaatttctGAGAGTAAATATAACAGCATAAAAAAAATAGCAGCCATGTTGGAATGAAAAGCTCACCCTGCCTTCTGGGCTCCTCTTCATCCTCTCAAGAACCCTTTCAAATGCAGGCTTTCCAGTCGTCTCCCCAAGAGCAGCTATCAAATCAGCTCTACGTGGATCCAACAACGCTCCAACAGCTGATCCAACTGCCACAGCAGCCTGCTGCCATCCATTCAGTTTAACTCGACCACCTGTCATCATATCCCTGCTACATCAAAAAACTTCATCAAACTGTTGGAATAAGAAAATCAATTcattggagaacaagaaggcaagagatgaaattatggcaagaataatgaaggaaattatttaaagattatggaaaatcaaataaagaagATATTTAAggaattagaatatattttccatgtatagctagaattagagcctaTAAAAGGTGGTGTAACCATGGAGAGAATTCAATTCAAACTTTAATACAATGTAGTCCATAAAGCTTTTAGTGTCTTTTATTTTCCGTATTTTACTTGTCAACACAAACTCAAGCACAAATGAAATGTCCAAACAACCGCAAAGAGAAACATATGCAATTGCACAAATTGGTTGGTTTTTTCCCTACAGTGAACCAACATTTGTGATTGTACTGGAGAAAACAATCCTGGGTTACCAAAGAAAAAGGATTCGCGCTTTGAGCATGAATGTGATGCACCAATTAATTAGTAAACCCGCCACACACAGCGGTAACAAATTACAGCTAATGCAGTCTATTCAATCATAATCAGAAAAAAATCGAGCCACATGTGCGATGTCTTTCTGCAATCAgcagaaaaaataaattgaatcaaATTGATTGAGTCCACCTATTCCGTGTATCTTAACTTGAACCCTAATCCAGCATAAACCCGAGCTCCTAATTCAATAATAGAAACGGATGAAATTCGAGCCCTAATTTCAATTTGAGGTAAAAAAAATTCGAGCCCTAAATTTGACCATTTGAGTAAAACAAGAACAGCTGACCTGAAAGATGAAGAGGGATCAGAGGTCGGCGGTGGGGTTGATGGGCAGTGATCGTCGAGGACTTAAGGCGGCGGAATTGGTGCCGGCGACAACTGCTGTGAAGTGAAGTGGGGACACCTGTTTTACTTAGTTCTCTCTTTCGATCCTTTATTCTTTAAATACTGTTCTGTTCTAAATTTTTACACTAGTTAACTGCTAATTCTGTAATACTACAAATAATTTCCTTTAATTAAGtgcataaattataattaattaattaattaagatcGTAGACTACAATCGTTTTCAACGATTTTAGCTTCGGATGCAACTGCTTTGAAGcttctcctctctctttctctctctctcactcaaacacaCACACTGATCCAGCGAGAGTGAGAGAAAAATGGACTTCTCCCCCAAGTCCTGGCGAGCTCGGAAGCCCCCGCCGCCTAAAAATTCCGACCTTTATTCCACGGTGGTGATCCACGACAAAGACGGCGCCGCATCCAAAGAGCCGGAGCCCGAAGCGGACATCTACGCCACGATGTTGTACAAGGACGACGCcgccgaggacgaggaggagtCGCTGCCTCCTCTATTGAAGCGCCTCCCCAAGGACTTCGGCGGCGGCGGGGACGACATCGACGACTCCGACGACGACGCCTCTATCTCCGGCACGATGATTGTCAAAACCGATCGGAGGAAATCGAGCTACTCCAGTAGGAATTCCAGTGCCTCATCATCCAATTCTAAGCCGCGGAGCGTGGCCGCAGCTCCTGTTTGGGAGAGGAGAAGCCCTAGGGGAGGAATTGGGAGCGAcgaagaggaagaggaggaggagaaggatggGGATTTCTCGACGTTTGTGGTGAGGAGGAGAGATGAGGATGAGGACGAGGAGAAGGAGGATGAAGATGAGGGTTTGGGGACGATTGTGAGgaagggtggtggtggtggaggcggggggACGATGCGTAGGGCGGTGGAGAGTATGCAGAAAGTTGGAGAGATTGGAGGGATGGGATATGGGAGGGGGAAGAAGAGcagcggtggtggtggagatggGGTTGGCGGCACGAGGACTCACGGAAGTGGGAAGATTTCATCAAGCTCCATAGCAGAGTATATTGCCAGAGAGGATCCTTCTACCAAGTATGAGTTGCTCCATGAGCTCGGTAAAGATTCAAATGTTTGAGTTTTGCTTGCTTGGTTCTTCTCTTTGATTGATAATGAATTAAAATTGGTCTGAAACTTTAAGTGATTTAAAATTTCCTGATCAGGTTGAGGTATTATAAAGTTTGTCCCTATTTATTTCATTGCAACAGGGGAAGGAAATAAGCTTTGTCATAAATCTTCTTTCAAGAGAAGTCCGGGAATTGCAATATTTGAACCACTTGTCTAGCAGTTACCATAGAAGAATATGAACTTATAGAtcatacttttatttttcattgcAACAAATGGTTTAGCAACTTTAAATTCATATGTTATCAGGGAAGGGCTCATATGGGGCAGTCTACAAGGCTCGAGATTTAAGGACCTCAGAATTAGTTGCTGTCAAAGTGATATCATTGTCTGAAGGGGTATGCTTGTAATATGTCGTCACTAAGGTCTTTCTTTGTttgtggattttttttaattatgaaatactACTAATTATATTGTAGGAGGAGGGTTATGAAGAAATTCGTGGGGAAATTGAGATGTTGCAGCAGTGTAGTCATCCTAATGTTGTTCGTTATCTTGGGAGCTATCAAGGAGAAGAGTTTCTCTGGGTATGAAGAAGCATCAgcttttaccttttttttattatatgctGTTTGTGGAtgcattgtttttcttttgGGTGGGTGTTGAGAGTAGCATCCTTTACATGATGTGCTAGTTGCGCCCAAGGTTGTGATGTTGATGATAACCATGCATATTTAGCGAATTTATGGATTTGATGGCAGATAGTAATGGAGTACTGTGGGGGTGGAAGTGTTGCTGACTTAATGAATGTTACCGACGAGGCTCTTGAGGAGTATCAAATAGCATATATTTGTAGAGAAGCTTTGAAGGTACTTCTGATTTGTTGATTATATCACaag is a window of Salvia splendens isolate huo1 chromosome 3, SspV2, whole genome shotgun sequence DNA encoding:
- the LOC121794902 gene encoding protein SPIRAL1-like 1, which encodes MGRGVSSGGGQSSLGYLFGSGEAPKPAAEKALAAPSESRVASKEPSPKPNAGPQPVDVSKQIPAGIHSSTTNNYVRADGQSTCNFITDRPSTKVHAAPGGGSSLGYLFGGGSSN
- the LOC121794901 gene encoding ubiquinone biosynthesis protein COQ4 homolog, mitochondrial-like, coding for MMTGGRVKLNGWQQAAVAVGSAVGALLDPRRADLIAALGETTGKPAFERVLERMKRSPEGRAVLLERPRVISANVGHAWDLPPNTFGAAYAKFMGSRNFSPDDRPPVRFMETEEIAYVAARAREVHDFWHTLFDLPTNLIGESALKVIEFEQMLLPMCALSVAGGTARFSQSQRSLFYQHYFPWALRSGVKCTDLMCLYYERHFDEDLEDVRRRWGIIPAPPPPLRAA